In Brachypodium distachyon strain Bd21 chromosome 2, Brachypodium_distachyon_v3.0, whole genome shotgun sequence, one genomic interval encodes:
- the LOC100838379 gene encoding carbon catabolite repressor protein 4 homolog 6 — translation MRIGPSAFLRRAVSMSSHYKHRGSPRPHRGYSSRPSPPYPYAGAEHVSGDSHRSAVRAPPPQYGHGPQFQSPPYGYGYGQPQPQPPVQPYGAVPYNYSYPQPPLPGPQYGHWTPNLYVHELPNQHGHGIPNQYSHLHQQPYGIVPPNAGFRPGAPQPPPRLPEYRRQWRYVQKPQPRQAERFKVLSYNILADYLAQEHRDLYENVPSNFMNWNWRKRQILFEIGLWNPDILCLQEVDKFTDLEQEMATNGFSGIWKMRTGNAVDGCAIFWRTARFQLRYKEDIEFNKLGLRDNVAQLCVLEFLVQGNVQTGSIHLSTRPSHPQQAKQVVICNIHVLYNPKRGDIKLGQVRTLLDRAYTVSKMWNDAPVILCGDFNSTPKSPLYNFISEQKLNISGLTRYAISGQQTSSSQGIYSGSNKSYYKSCPPSHTTNGRGGRIIPLNGHKPPSEAKNLTRDSCLAGREPVLAENASTSCLNSESNNCFGNSRPCSGSTNLDDQGLSSCLEGSAKDACNSDAEAHAKETKGEEGLTVDNSREECFGETKIEPKEEPDSADFLYSPTTVCDEILKSNTTETVDSGHVLSSNESSGLKDFVQELRGISSNDSEVQGDLSGDVVSEDVTCGFERNNVQSDTLLNVSKDKPCEKGRGSESESVHNDCRSCESESSQSSTLFTHTLHKASNLRVEEEINTEPTHLAPPVEPMHQSTYATSDSCDNRCTPEVINKHLEEEFGKHARAFENDVSANELMCSDVNSDPTFFQEFFGDTERLHVDEDHLPTISNGLPHAQKVVTSCGSYHNDPFRWTVDEIRAATGKEECTNVEHNLKVRSVYTDVEDFERTKDANKEPLVTSYNRKFMGTVDYIWVSKDLQTVSVLDTFPKEILKQTSGFPTKKWGSDHISLACVLAFTK, via the exons ATGCGCATCGGGCCCTCTGCTTTTCTCCGTCGCGCGGTCTCCATGTCCTCCCACTACAAG CACCGAGGATCCCCTCGGCCTCACCGCGGATACTCCTcccgcccctcgccgccgtacccctacgccggcgccgagcacgTCAGCGGCGACTCCCACCGCAGCGCCGTccgcgctcctccgccgcagtACGGACACGGGCCGCAGTTCCAGTCCCCGCCGTACGGGTACGGCTACGGCCAACCGCAACCACAACCGCCGGTTCAGCCTTACGGGGCTGTGCCGTACAACTACAGCTATCCGCagccgccgttgccgggccCTCAGTACGGTCACTGGACCCCCAATCTGTACGTCCACGAGCTTCCCAATCAGCACGGCCACGGGATTCCCAATCAGTACAGTCACTTGCATCAGCAGCCGTATGGCATTGTGCCACCGAATGCTGGGTTCCGGCCTGGGGCGCCGCAACCGCCTCCCAGGCTTCCAGAGTACAGACGACAGTGGCGCTATGTGCAGAAGCCTCAACCGCGACAAGCTG AAAGGTTTAAGGTTCTGTCATACAATATACTGGCGGACTATCTGGCTCAGGAACACCGAGATCTTTATGAAAACGTACCATCAAACTTCATGAATTGGAACTGGCGTAAGAGACAGATATTATTCGAGATTGGCTTGTGGAATCCAGATATTCTATGTCTTCAG GAGGTTGACAAATTTACAGACCTGGAACAAGAAATGGCAACCAATGGATTTAGCGGCATATGGAAG ATGCGGACTGGAAATGCTGTTGATGGATGTGCCATCTTTTGGAGAACAGCAAG GTTTCAGTTACGATATAAAGAGGACATCGAGTTCAATAAGCTTGGACTTAGGGATAATGTTGCACAGCTTTGTGTTTTGGAA TTCTTGGTTCAAGGAAATGTGCAAACTGGATCTATTCACTTGTCTACAAG GCCTAGCCATCCACAACAAGCTAAACAAGTTGTTATATGTAATATTCATGTTCTTTATAATCCGAAGAGAGGGGACATCAAACTTGGTCAG GTAAGGACACTTCTTGACCGAGCTTATACTGTATCTAAGATGTGGAATGATGCTCCGGTAATACTCTGTGGGGATTTCAACTCTACACCGAAG AGCCCGCTGTACAATTTTATATCAGAGCAAAAG TTGAATATCTCTGGGCTTACAAGATATGCTATATCAGGGCAGCAAACTAGTAGTTCACAAGGGATATATAGTGGTTCTAACAAATCTTA TTATAAATCCTGTCCACCTTCTCACACGACCAATGGTAGAGGGGGGAGAATAATTCCTCTAAACGGCCATAAGCCTCCAAGTGAAGCCAAAAATTTGACCAGAGATTCTTGCCTTGCTGGAAGAGAACCTGTTTTGGCGGAAAATGCTTCAACATCTTGCTTGAACTCTGAATCAAACAATTGTTTTGGCAATAGCCGACCTTGTTCTGGCTCTACTAATCTCGATGATCAAGGATTATCAAGCTGCTTGGAAGGTTCTGCAAAGGATGCCTGTAATTCTGATGCCGAAGCCCATGCCAAGGAAACTAAAGGTGAAGAAGGTCTGACTGTTGACAACTCCCGCGAAGAATGTTTTGGAGAGACCAAAATCGAACCAAAAGAGGAACCCGACTCTGCTGACTTCCTGTATTCACCAACCACAGTATGTGATGAGATCCTAAAGTCAAACACAACTGAAACAGTTGATAGCGGACATGTACTTTCATCTAATGAATCATCTGGGCTTAAAGATTTTGTCCAAGAACTAAGAGGTATTAGCAGTAATGATTCAGAGGTCCAGGGAGACTTGTCTGGTGATGTGGTTTCTGAAGATGTTACATGTGGTTTTGAAAGAAACAATGTCCAGTCGGATACATTGTTGAATGTATCGAAAGATAAACCTTGTGAAAAGGGAAGGGGCAGCGAATCTGAGTCTGTTCATAATGATTGTAGAAGTTGTGAGTCAGAATCATCCCAGTCCAGTACTTTGTTTACTCACACACTTCATAAAGCCAGTAATTTGAGGGTAGAAGAAGAGATTAATACTGAACCTACTCACTTAGCACCCCCAGTAGAACCAATGCATCAATCAACTTATGCTACTTCAGATTCCTGTGACAATCGATGTACTCCTGAAGTAATCAACAAACATTTAGAAGAAGAGTTTGGAAAGCATGCTCGTGCTTTTGAGAATGATGTCTCAGCTAATGAACTTATGTGCTCAGACGTGAATTCTGACCCAACCTTCTTCCAAGAGTTCTTTGGTGATACAGAACGCCTACATGTAGATGAAGACCACCTGCCAACAATTTCAAATGGTTTACCACATGCTCAGAAGGTGGTTACTTCTTGTGGAAGTTATCATAATGATCCGTTCAGGTGGACAGTGGATGAAATTAGAGCTGCTACTGGGAAGGAAGAATGTACTAATGTGGAACATAATTTGAAAGTAAGGAGTGTCTACACAGATGTGGAG GATTTTGAACGGACAAAAGATGCCAATAAGGAGCCGTTAGTAACTAGTTACAACAGAAAATTCATGGGGACAGTGGATTATATATG GGTTTCCAAAGACCTTCAGACTGTTAGCGTACTTGATACATTTCCCAAAGAGATTTTGAAGCAAACAAGTGGGTTCCCCACAAAG AAATGGGGAAGTGATCATATTTCCCTTGCCTGCGTACTGGCGTTTACAAAATGA
- the LOC100838683 gene encoding pollen allergen Lol p 2-A, which produces MARFSSSSLLALAVVAMLFAGVWCAPKVTFTVEKGSDPKKIVLDVKYNKEGDSMAEVELKQKGSNEWLAMSKCKDTGVWKYESPEALKCPLNIRFQSEKGMRNVFDDVIPENYKVGSTYAPQEY; this is translated from the coding sequence ATGGCGCGCTTTTCGTCCTCCAGCCTTCTGGCTTTGGCGGTGGTTGCAATGCTGTTCGCCGGCGTCTGGTGCGCCCCGAAAGTGACCTTCACGGTGGAGAAGGGCTCCGACCCTAAGAAGATTGTTCTGGACGTGAAGTACAACAAGGAAGGTGACAGCATGGCGGAAGttgagctgaagcagaaggGCTCCAACGAGTGGCTGGCCATGTCCAAGTGTAAGGACACTGGAGTGTGGAAGTACGAGAGCCCCGAGGCGCTCAAGTGCCCCCTGAACATCCGCTTCCAATCAGAGAAGGGCATGAGGAACGTCTTCGACGACGTCATCCCAGAAAACTACAAGGTCGGATCCACCTATGCCCCACAGGAATATTGA
- the LOC100821501 gene encoding uncharacterized protein LOC100821501 gives MRFAVLLLLVCTAARAAAVVTDGLLPNGNFEAGPPKTDLVNGTVVKGGNAIPNWETSGFVEYIESGHKQGDMLLVVPQGAHAVRLGNEASIRQKLAVARGSYYAITFSAARTCAQAERINISVSPESGVLPMQTIYGSNGWDSYAWAFKAKLDVVQLVLHNVGIEEDPACGPLVDAVAIRTLYPPTLSKGNMLKNGGFEEGPYFLPNASWGVLVPPNIEDDHSPLPAWMIMSSKAVKYVDSAHFRVPEGTRAVELVGGKESALVQEVRTVPGWTYRLTFAVGDAADGCTGSMVAEAYAARAIVKVPYDSKGAGGFKRAVLDFAAVGNRTRIVFQSTFYHMKADGTLCGPVIDDAKLVGLKKKPAARRLML, from the exons ATGCGTTtcgccgtgctgctgctgctcgtctgCACGgcggcccgcgccgccgcggtcgTCACCGACG GGCTTCTGCCGAATGGCAACTTCGAGGCCGGCCCCCCGAAGACGGACCTGGTGAACGGCACGGTGGTGAAGGGCGGCAACGCGATCCCCAACTGGGAGACGTCGGGCTTCGTGGAGTACATCGAGTCCGGGCACAAGCAAGGCGACATGCTGCTTGTGGTGCCGCAGGGCGCGCACGCCGTGCGCCTGGGCAACGAGGCCTCCATCCGGCAGAAGCTCGCCGTGGCCCGCGGCTCCTACTACGCCATCACCTTCAGCGCGGCGCGCACCTGCGCGCAGGCGGAGCGGATCAACATCTCCGTGAGCCCGGAGTCCGGCGTGCTCCCGATGCAGACCATCTACGGCAGCAACGGCTGGGACTCGTACGCGTGGGCGTTCAAGGCCAAGCTGGACGTCGTCCAGCTCGTCCTCCACAACGTGGGGATCGAGGAGGACCCGGCGTGCGGCCCGCTGGTGGACGCCGTGGCCATCAGGACGCTGTACCCGCCGACGCTCTCCAAGGGGAACATGCTCAAGAACGGCGGCTTCGAGGAAGGGCCTTACTTCCTGCCCAACGCGTCGTGGGGCGTGCTGGTGCCGCCCAACATCGAGGACGACCACTCGCCGCTCCCGGCGTGGATGATCATGTCGTCCAAGGCCGTCAAGTACGTGGACAGCGCGCACTTCAGGGTGCCCGAGGGGACACGCGCCGTGGAGCTCGTGGGCGGCAAGGAGAGCGCGCTGGTGCAGGAGGTGCGCACCGTGCCCGGGTGGACCTACCGCCTGACGTTCGCCGTGGGCGAcgccgccgacgggtgcaccggGTCCATGGTCGCCGAGGCCTACGCGGCGCGCGCCATCGTCAAGGTGCCGTACGATTCCAAGGGCGCCGGGGGTTTCAAGCGCGCCGTGCTGGACTTCGCGGCCGTTGGGAACCGCACCAGGATCGTGTTCCAGAGCACGTTCTACCACATGAAGGCTGATGGCACCCTCTGCGGGCCGGTCATCGACGACGCCAAGCTCGTCGGCCTCAAAAAGAAGCCTGCCGCCCGCCGGCTCATGCTGTGA
- the LOC100838986 gene encoding GTP-binding nuclear protein Ran-1, with translation MKKSGGRGSAELQIFFDDEWVESVDVDGSDMLLEMFLPLKQSYLKAFKLMEEELKLLSVHLYIDGALPGQQTVDYPSFKLVLIGDGGTGKTTFVKRHLTGEFEKKYEPTIGVEVHPLDFYTNCGKIRFYCWDTAGQEKFGGLRDGYYIHGQCAIIMFDVTSRLTYKNVPTWHRDLCRVCENIPIVLCGNKVDVKNRQVKAKQVTFHRKKNLQYYEVSAKSNYNFEKPFLYLARKLAGDGNVHFVESPALAPPLVAIDLALQQQHEAELAAAAAQPLPDDDDDLIE, from the exons ATGAAGAAGAGCGGTGGTAGAGGAAGTGCAG AACTACAGATTTTCTTTGATGATGAATGGGTTGAGTCTGTTGATGTTGATGGGAGTGATATGCTTCTTGAGATGTTCCTTCCACTTAAACAATCTTATTTGAAGGCATTCAAATtgatggaggaggagctcaaGCT ACTTTCAGTGCACCTTTACATCGATGGT GCGCTCCCGGGTCAGCAGACGGTGGACTACCCTAGCTTCAAGCTCGTCCtcatcggcgacggcggcactG GCAAGACCACCTTCGTGAAGAGGCATCTTACAGGCGAGTTCGAGAAGAAGTATGAGC CTACTATCGGTGTTGAGGTCCATCCCCTGGATTTCTACACCAACTGTGGCAAGATCCGCTTCTACTGCTGGGACACTGCAGGGCAAGAGAAGTTTGGTGGGCTCAGGGATGGCTACTA CATCCATGGCCAATGTGCTATCATTATGTTTGATGTTACTTCACGGCTGACTTACAAGAATGTTCCAACTTGGCACCGTGATTTATGCAG GGTCTGTGAAAACATCCCAATTGTGCTTTGTGGGAACAAGGTTGATGTGAAGAACAGGCAGGTTAAAGCAAAGCAGGTTACATTCCACAGGAAGAAGAACCTCCAATACTATGAGGTTTCAGCTAAAAGCAACTACAACTTTGAGAAACCCTTCTTGTACCTTGCCAGGAAGCTTGCGG GTGATGGCAATGTCCATTTTGTTGAAAGCCCTGCACTCGCTCCTCCACTCGTTGCAATTGATCTGGCATTGCAGCAGCA GCACGAAGCTGAGcttgcagctgctgctgcccaaCCATTGCcagacgatgatgatgatctgATTGAGTAG
- the LOC104583298 gene encoding uncharacterized protein LOC104583298, which translates to MRITQGSKVEVWTTEAAPPMGAWRAGEVKWGNGHSYIMRWFDGGPDSGRISRKFVRPFPPHVDLPEDLEAGDIVEVSDRDLWKWAEVVRAGHGGDRQFDVKIIGSTKVLTADRGALRVRQVLREDDVWVVHHKDKEIAAVPSRPIAGKNIKSKANVARKVNVANGDDGSKFAAQAFKLGKTKRSNDCMVDSDIVRDVKRFQGNGDTKRPLTNKELAPRYDDNVEVMDVHPNHYLIKKQQEARDNNELDRHVARTDKDSDDDSSSKSDTSSAGSSSCSSSSGGGGSNNNCGGDGAVSATGETCQDQDAAIQPLPSCKKLQEHDSDDRTESRASGGMHHRPANDQAAAVTKQEEEQDYERVHDLELDAYVSVMAAFHATGSLTWEKEELLSNLRLHLHISSDEHLQVIWRLNGKRKPAGGGPTRSVHC; encoded by the exons ATGAGGATCACGCAAGGTAGCAAGGTGGAGGTTTGGacgacggaggcggcgccgccaatGGGCGCGTGGCGCGCCGGCGAGGTGAAGTGGGGCAACGGCCACTCCTACATCATGCGGTGGTTCGACGGCGGCCCCGACTCCGGCCGCATATCGAGGAAGTTCGTCCGGCCTTTCCCCCCGCATGTCGATCTGCCAGAGGACCTGGAGGCCGGCGACATCGTGGAGGTCTCGGACCGCGACCTCTGGAAGTGGGCCGAGGTCGTgcgcgccggccacggcggtGACCGCCAGTTTGACGTCAAGATCATCGGCTCCACCAAGGTCCTCACGGCGGACCGGGGGGCGCTCCGGGTCCGTCAGGTGCTCAGGGAAGATGACGTCTGGGTCGTGCACCACAAG GATAAGGAAATCGCGGCCGTGCCGTCGCGCCCCATCGCCGGTAAAAACATCAAAAGCAAAGCCAATGTTGCCAGGAAAGTCAATGTTGCCAACGGCGATGACGGCAGCAAGTTCGCCGCGCAGGCCTTCAAGCTGGGCAAGACGAAGCGGAGCAACGACTGCATGGTGGACTCGGACATCGTCAGAGATGTCAAGAGATTTCAGGGCAACGGCGACACCAAGAGGCCCTTGACCAATAAAGAACTGGCACCAAGATACGATGACAACGTAGAAGTCATGGATGTACACCCGAACCATTACCTGATCAAGAAGCAGCAGGAGGCGAGGGACAACAATGAATTAGATCGTCATGTGGCCAGAACAGATAAGGACAGCGACGATGATTCTAGCAGCAAGTCTGATACATCTTCAgctggcagcagcagctgcagcagcagcagcggcggcggcggaagcaaCAACAATTGTGGTGGTGATGGCGCAGTTTCCGCCACCGGCGAGACTTGCCAAGATCAAGACGCCGCAATTCAGCCACTGCCGAGCTGCAAGAAATTGCAGGAGCACGATTCTGATGACAGGACGGAGTCTCGTGCCAGCGGGGGAATGCACCACCGCCCGGCAAACGAtcaagcggcggcggtgacgaaACAAGAAGAGGAACAAGACTACGAGCGCGTCCATGATCTGGAGCTGGACGCGTACGTGAGTGTCATGGCAGCGTTCCACGCCACCGGCTCGCTGACCTGGGAAAAGGAGGAGCTGCTGTCCAACCTCCGCTTGCACCTCCACATCTCCAGCGACGAGCACCTGCAGGTCATATGGCGCCTCAACGGCAAGAGGAAACCTGCAGGCGGCGGACCAACACGCAGCGTCCACTGCTAG